Proteins encoded in a region of the Paramagnetospirillum magneticum AMB-1 genome:
- a CDS encoding MbcA/ParS/Xre antitoxin family protein — protein sequence MMITVDSEPDREAKLAEIVAKIRQILVGDDPQGIVETVTPEPPQPVLTGISVGRAHRLTLLANHVFGDEDNACIWLTEPQERFGGKSLMQLAENPAVADHIEEALRRIHEEQIFKD from the coding sequence ATGATGATCACGGTGGATAGCGAACCTGATCGAGAGGCGAAACTGGCGGAGATCGTCGCCAAGATCCGCCAGATTCTCGTCGGAGATGACCCACAGGGCATCGTTGAGACAGTCACGCCCGAACCGCCGCAACCTGTGCTGACCGGGATCAGTGTCGGCCGAGCCCACCGTTTAACCCTTTTGGCGAACCATGTGTTCGGCGATGAGGATAATGCCTGCATCTGGTTGACGGAGCCGCAGGAGAGGTTTGGGGGCAAATCTCTGATGCAATTGGCCGAGAATCCCGCCGTTGCCGATCATATTGAGGAGGCATTGCGGCGGATCCATGAGGAACAGATTTTCAAGGATTAA
- a CDS encoding tyrosine-type recombinase/integrase, producing the protein MAEMSPLRRRMIEDMTVRNLSPATQRSYLHAVSKFSRFFNRSPDRLDHDDVRTWQVHLVSQGISWASLNQFVAALRFFYGVTLRCPEIPERIVYARQPRRLPIVLSADEVVRFLEAVPSLKNRTALTTAYATGLRVSEVVALKLADIDSGRMVIRVEQGKGRKDRYVMLSAQLLGILRTYWPLARPEHWLFPGREDKPIEPTVLNSACRSACVAAGIDKRVTVHTLRHSFATHLLEAGTDIRIIQVLLGHNNLSTTARYTQVSNAMIAKTTSPLDGLDLMVVPPS; encoded by the coding sequence ATGGCCGAGATGAGCCCTCTGCGTCGCCGTATGATCGAGGACATGACCGTCCGCAATCTGTCACCGGCGACACAACGATCCTACCTTCATGCGGTTTCGAAGTTCAGCCGATTCTTCAATCGGTCGCCCGATCGGCTCGACCATGATGATGTGCGCACTTGGCAGGTCCACCTGGTGTCGCAGGGTATCTCGTGGGCCAGCCTCAATCAGTTCGTGGCGGCGTTGCGGTTCTTCTATGGGGTGACGTTGCGGTGCCCGGAGATTCCGGAGCGGATTGTCTATGCCCGCCAGCCGCGGCGGTTGCCGATAGTGCTGAGCGCCGACGAGGTGGTGCGGTTCCTGGAGGCGGTCCCCAGCCTGAAGAATCGCACGGCGCTGACCACGGCTTATGCCACTGGGCTGCGGGTGTCGGAGGTGGTGGCGCTCAAACTCGCCGACATCGACAGCGGCCGGATGGTGATCCGGGTAGAGCAGGGCAAGGGGCGCAAGGACCGCTACGTCATGTTGTCGGCGCAGTTGCTTGGTATTCTGCGCACCTATTGGCCGCTGGCGAGGCCGGAGCATTGGCTGTTTCCCGGCCGCGAGGACAAGCCGATCGAGCCGACCGTGCTTAATTCGGCCTGCCGTTCGGCCTGCGTTGCGGCCGGCATCGACAAGCGCGTCACTGTCCATACCCTGCGCCATAGCTTTGCCACCCATCTGCTGGAGGCGGGCACTGACATCCGCATCATCCAGGTGCTGCTCGGCCACAACAACCTATCGACGACGGCGCGCTACACCCAGGTATCCAACGCGATGATCGCCAAGACAACAAGTCCGCTTGACGGTCTCGACCTGATGGTGGTGCCGCCGTCCTGA
- a CDS encoding bacteriohemerythrin has translation MEASGAARGAIPEWTPEMSVGNDTLDSDHKAFFDIARLLYDSLADKRDQGLIIASTLLILEEYVDGHFLREEKALKAVGYTQLSEHHHKHRKFQARVRAISETYQSGTKSAADDLPDLVVKWLTHHILNEDMQYKRWIRDSAVDPRPLALLAAEAAG, from the coding sequence ATGGAAGCCAGTGGTGCCGCTCGAGGCGCAATCCCTGAGTGGACCCCCGAGATGTCCGTGGGTAATGACACGCTGGACTCCGACCATAAGGCATTTTTTGACATTGCTCGGCTGCTTTACGATTCGCTCGCCGATAAGCGGGATCAGGGCTTGATCATCGCCAGCACTCTCTTGATCCTGGAAGAGTATGTGGATGGGCATTTCCTTCGCGAGGAAAAGGCGCTGAAAGCGGTCGGCTATACGCAACTCTCGGAACATCACCATAAACACCGTAAGTTTCAAGCCAGGGTGAGGGCGATTTCCGAAACCTATCAAAGTGGGACCAAGTCAGCGGCGGACGACCTTCCCGACCTCGTTGTCAAATGGCTCACTCACCACATCCTCAATGAGGACATGCAGTATAAGCGGTGGATAAGAGATTCCGCCGTGGATCCTCGTCCTCTCGCCCTCCTGGCCGCGGAAGCCGCAGGATAG